In Flavobacterium cerinum, one genomic interval encodes:
- a CDS encoding M14 family zinc carboxypeptidase — protein MKKTTLIILFLLSSLSVVFAQTETNLAKAQYYLKTKGEVIFTFQAANEQQFKKLAAFLSLSHKRVNQDDLKVEAYADKITFDKFLTYNIPFQVRTEDNEIPSAEANKNAMAPNAQWDTTWDAYPTYSQYVAKMQYYANTYPNLCKLENIGSTPNGRNLWILKISDNCQTDEAEPEFFYSSSMHGDEITGFPLMMRLIDHLVTRYGTDSEVTNMVNTTEIYISPLSNPDGSYKTTGNDVMNSAGNTATRANANGRDLNRNYPDPLNGLHPDTFAYQPETLAFLAFEKTRNFVMAANFHGGVEVVNYPWDAYASPNHLHPHDNYFKFISKNYAQSCQNASNNNGYMDDVFAGQYPGTTNGSLWYTVSGGRQDYNNYYMHNKEVTIEISTTKFPAASELPNFWNYNKQAFLDHIKQANYGLQGKVTDMSGNPINAKVYIPGYDLKGAWVKTGSLHGDYYKLLIAGNYNITFEAPGYVSQTIAATVANNATTVLNVQMVATTAEPTVTNATICKGKTATLSTADSGTIRWYDTATSTTALATASSYTTPTLTTTRSYFVEREVALANVGPVTPTGSPTAKATVANKYLVFDCTTPTKLKSVSIRPSAIGEILVELQDSSGAMLESKVIRITGTATQDIDLDFYLPAQNNLRLVSREINGFNLTVATSGITYPMTNNTVSIKSNSGTGTFFQFFNWKFAPLKSARKEVTVTVKPDPTITTISPDTALEGGANFTLIVTGTNFVNGESVIRWNGVNKATTFISTTQLSTTITAADIANDGTATVSVINTCNNYVTPNTNFTIQGVPCATSTTWNGSSWSNSAPNNDVHAIINGNFTSTGNLEACSLTISGTAVVTIQTGHNFIINREVTVAATANLIIQNNANLVQVENNTNSGNSNVYRNSSPMIRLDYTNWSSPVASQNLLAFSPQTLTNRFYIYNPLNGPIGAYETINPSTNAFTAGKGYLIRIPNTWSATTPAVFSGHYTGVLNNGNVNINVQRGTTTGYNLIGNPYPSTINAIDFINANISGSGTVNTTIDGSLYFWTHATPSSPSTGLYPLNNYAKYTKLGGTAAQAGGAVPNGIIQVGQGFLVNAVTNGAVSFRNSMRLINNANQFFKINNAPALVENEAIEKHRIWLNLSGNNDAFSQILIGYMTGATVAADYGIDAKDFGASGAALYSTIGNEAYAIQGRPVPFDNNDSVALGVNIPTAGNYNISIDHFDGLFTGEQYIFLKDKTLNTIHDLKQNSYGFSAEEGVNNDRFELVFKNSTLGNHDFNADIAAISVSKQNSEITVRSSKENLISVAVYDLLGRLIYQSEKMSTPTYTTNLFTSEAVLLVKVITETNQTVFKKVL, from the coding sequence AATTACTTTTGATAAATTCCTGACCTATAATATACCGTTTCAGGTGCGTACGGAAGATAATGAGATTCCAAGTGCCGAAGCTAATAAAAATGCAATGGCTCCCAATGCACAATGGGATACCACTTGGGATGCTTATCCGACCTATTCACAATATGTAGCTAAGATGCAGTATTATGCTAATACATATCCGAATTTATGTAAGCTGGAAAATATCGGTAGTACCCCGAATGGTCGTAATCTGTGGATTTTAAAAATATCCGACAATTGCCAGACCGATGAAGCAGAACCTGAGTTTTTCTATTCATCATCAATGCATGGTGATGAAATTACCGGCTTTCCGTTAATGATGCGTCTTATTGATCATCTGGTAACTCGTTACGGTACGGATTCGGAAGTAACCAATATGGTCAATACAACCGAAATTTATATTAGTCCGCTTTCAAACCCTGACGGATCGTATAAAACAACCGGTAACGATGTTATGAACTCTGCCGGAAATACGGCAACCCGAGCCAATGCTAATGGTAGAGACTTAAACCGAAATTACCCGGATCCGTTAAACGGCTTGCATCCGGATACTTTTGCCTACCAACCGGAAACATTAGCTTTTCTGGCTTTTGAAAAAACAAGAAATTTTGTAATGGCTGCGAATTTCCACGGAGGAGTAGAAGTGGTCAATTATCCGTGGGATGCTTATGCTTCACCGAACCATTTACATCCGCATGACAATTACTTTAAGTTTATTTCTAAAAATTATGCACAATCTTGTCAAAATGCGAGTAATAATAATGGTTATATGGACGATGTGTTTGCGGGTCAGTATCCCGGAACTACAAATGGTTCGCTTTGGTACACCGTAAGCGGTGGTCGTCAGGATTACAATAACTACTATATGCATAATAAAGAAGTAACAATTGAAATCTCAACTACGAAATTTCCGGCTGCTTCTGAATTACCTAATTTTTGGAACTACAATAAACAAGCCTTCTTGGATCATATTAAACAGGCGAATTACGGATTGCAAGGTAAAGTGACCGATATGTCCGGAAACCCGATTAATGCGAAAGTATATATTCCGGGCTACGATTTAAAAGGGGCATGGGTTAAAACCGGATCGCTACATGGTGATTATTATAAATTACTGATCGCCGGAAATTATAATATTACTTTTGAAGCACCGGGATATGTATCGCAAACCATCGCGGCTACGGTTGCTAATAATGCGACTACTGTACTAAATGTGCAAATGGTAGCGACTACAGCTGAGCCAACTGTCACAAATGCTACGATTTGTAAAGGAAAGACCGCTACTTTATCAACAGCTGATTCCGGAACGATTCGTTGGTATGACACCGCAACAAGCACAACAGCACTGGCAACCGCCAGTTCTTATACAACTCCGACGCTTACAACTACCCGCTCGTATTTTGTAGAACGTGAAGTAGCGTTAGCGAATGTTGGTCCTGTAACACCAACAGGATCACCAACGGCTAAAGCTACTGTAGCCAATAAATATTTGGTATTTGACTGTACAACACCAACTAAATTAAAATCGGTAAGTATCAGACCCAGTGCGATTGGTGAAATTTTAGTAGAATTACAAGACAGTTCCGGAGCGATGCTGGAATCGAAAGTAATTCGTATTACAGGGACTGCAACACAGGATATTGATCTTGATTTTTATTTGCCGGCGCAGAACAATCTTCGTCTGGTATCACGTGAAATCAACGGATTTAATCTTACTGTGGCGACTTCGGGGATTACATATCCGATGACGAATAATACTGTGAGCATTAAAAGTAATAGTGGAACCGGGACTTTCTTTCAGTTTTTTAACTGGAAATTCGCTCCGTTAAAAAGTGCGCGAAAAGAAGTAACGGTAACGGTAAAACCGGATCCGACGATCACTACGATTTCTCCGGACACAGCATTGGAAGGAGGAGCTAATTTTACATTAATCGTAACGGGAACTAATTTTGTTAACGGGGAATCTGTTATCCGTTGGAATGGTGTAAATAAAGCAACCACTTTTATCAGTACTACACAGTTATCGACAACAATTACAGCAGCTGATATCGCAAATGACGGAACGGCTACTGTAAGTGTGATCAATACTTGTAATAATTATGTAACTCCAAATACCAATTTCACGATACAAGGTGTCCCTTGTGCCACTTCGACCACGTGGAACGGAAGTAGCTGGAGTAATAGCGCTCCGAACAATGATGTGCATGCAATTATCAACGGTAATTTTACCTCAACGGGAAATCTGGAAGCTTGTTCACTTACAATTAGCGGAACGGCTGTCGTTACAATTCAAACGGGGCATAACTTTATTATCAATCGTGAAGTAACAGTAGCCGCAACAGCTAATCTTATTATTCAGAATAATGCGAATCTCGTTCAGGTAGAAAATAACACGAACAGCGGAAATAGTAATGTATACCGAAACAGTTCCCCGATGATCCGTCTGGATTATACGAACTGGTCATCGCCGGTAGCATCACAAAATTTATTAGCTTTTTCACCGCAAACCTTAACCAACCGATTTTATATTTATAATCCGTTAAACGGACCGATCGGTGCTTATGAAACAATCAATCCGAGTACGAATGCGTTTACAGCGGGAAAAGGATATCTGATCCGTATTCCGAATACATGGAGTGCGACGACTCCTGCGGTTTTCTCGGGACATTATACAGGAGTTTTAAATAACGGTAATGTTAACATCAATGTACAGCGAGGTACAACTACAGGGTATAATTTGATCGGAAATCCATATCCGTCTACGATCAATGCGATTGACTTTATCAATGCGAATATCAGCGGAAGCGGAACCGTTAATACAACTATCGACGGAAGTTTGTATTTCTGGACACATGCTACACCTTCTAGTCCGTCAACCGGTTTGTACCCGTTGAATAACTATGCGAAATACACAAAGTTAGGAGGAACGGCAGCGCAAGCCGGAGGTGCTGTACCAAACGGAATTATCCAGGTTGGACAAGGATTTCTCGTGAATGCTGTAACCAACGGAGCGGTTTCTTTCCGTAATAGTATGAGGTTGATCAATAATGCTAATCAATTCTTTAAAATTAATAATGCACCGGCATTGGTTGAAAATGAAGCGATAGAAAAACACCGTATCTGGTTAAATCTAAGCGGAAATAATGATGCTTTTAGCCAAATTCTGATCGGTTATATGACCGGAGCAACGGTAGCGGCTGATTATGGAATTGATGCGAAAGATTTCGGTGCGAGCGGAGCCGCTTTATACAGTACGATCGGAAATGAAGCGTATGCTATTCAGGGTCGCCCGGTACCTTTTGACAATAATGACAGTGTTGCATTAGGAGTAAATATTCCGACAGCCGGAAACTATAATATCTCAATTGATCATTTCGACGGATTGTTTACGGGTGAACAGTATATTTTTCTAAAAGATAAAACGCTGAATACTATTCACGATCTAAAGCAGAATAGCTATGGTTTTTCGGCTGAAGAAGGAGTGAATAACGATCGTTTTGAATTGGTTTTCAAGAACTCAACATTAGGAAACCACGATTTTAATGCCGATATTGCAGCTATCAGTGTCAGTAAACAGAATAGCGAGATTACAGTGCGATCTTCAAAAGAAAACCTGATATCCGTTGCTGTTTATGATTTATTAGGAAGATTAATTTATCAGTCAGAAAAGATGAGTACGCCGACTTATACAACCAACCTTTTCACCAGTGAAGCCGTTTTATTGGTAAAAGTTATAACGGAAACGAATCAGACTGTTTTCAAAAAAGTGCTTTAA
- a CDS encoding dienelactone hydrolase family protein, which produces MKTYLFLLFCLFSVTVTKAQLQAITDKTDYPFYINLPDQEVLDQKAPVIVFLHGRSLSGTNLERVRRYGVLKAIENGKKIPAIVVAPQLPSGPWNPDKVLNVLEYVQQNYNTDSTRVYVCGMSLGGYGTMNFAGKYADKITAAVAICGGGNVNDACKLATIPLWVQHGNKDFIVPLSESKKIVKAIKSCKPDADVTLTVIKGGNHSNVENIFRKDEVYEWMLKQVKKK; this is translated from the coding sequence ATGAAAACGTATCTATTCCTTCTGTTTTGTCTTTTTTCTGTAACGGTTACAAAGGCGCAATTACAAGCCATTACCGATAAAACCGATTATCCGTTTTATATCAATCTTCCGGATCAGGAAGTATTGGATCAAAAAGCTCCGGTTATTGTTTTCCTGCACGGACGTAGTCTTTCCGGAACTAATCTGGAACGCGTTCGACGTTACGGCGTATTGAAAGCAATTGAAAACGGCAAAAAAATCCCGGCCATAGTTGTCGCTCCGCAATTGCCGTCCGGACCGTGGAATCCCGATAAAGTATTAAATGTATTGGAATACGTACAACAGAATTACAATACCGATTCAACGCGGGTATATGTTTGCGGAATGAGCCTCGGCGGTTACGGAACCATGAACTTTGCCGGAAAATATGCCGATAAAATTACAGCGGCGGTGGCGATTTGTGGCGGCGGAAATGTAAACGATGCTTGTAAACTGGCTACAATACCGTTATGGGTGCAACACGGAAATAAAGATTTTATCGTTCCGTTATCTGAGTCCAAAAAAATTGTAAAAGCAATCAAATCCTGTAAGCCGGATGCCGATGTAACGTTAACCGTTATTAAAGGTGGAAATCACAGTAATGTGGAAAATATATTCCGAAAAGATGAAGTTTACGAGTGGATGCTAAAACAAGTAAAAAAGAAATAA
- a CDS encoding LamG-like jellyroll fold domain-containing protein, with amino-acid sequence MKLKITTPLTRRLLLLAICFLPGLVSGQTTQLHQDSFEGSTTWVLVGATLTTGNAYNGTSKIQVPVNGSNMTSPVISTAGYNKVDVSFFVRGNSLSTNDRITLQYRDNPVAAWTTVRTVDKGVAATIRDVNDNTNYYALIGTIFSTSSTFAATAQFRFVTTTGSASRQFFIDYVTVTGTVNNTIATGPGGITANLETWLRADQVNGSTVGTDGANVNIWTDRGKGNDAKVIDATNATLTNRPVYRNNTTKNINFNPVVEFGNNPSTSASNYTYLSNRAELQGTSGFYSHDLFIVVINDNPATITSTTASVDLYCAQSSATSTYEKDGTGIGFGQYSIRFDNEVVSYCVGSTPEASTPDVNERGYGLAQVNGTYSSVNIINSRHNSAATKQELYSNALSISNTEVGVPQWISLANRRYWLGRSQVFDGSFGGRIAEVISYSARKNDATERNRIESYLAIKYGITLGTNGVSQNYVNSAGTTIWNIAPTGFNYDIAGIGRDDSAQLNQKQSKSINSGAVITMGLGNILTTNSANTNTFDADRKYLVWGSNGQAMTTSATPLTVTFGPSTVTTSTDITNKKWKVVETGGDVATVKVSLATTDLASLPALSGNDAYVMIIASDAAFTTGIDMVFLNTNGTNQECFYDFDGTKYIAFGVAHEVVLPRHITIDGVDDAVKVDNKNDLTGAFTIMGWARPTGANNATNDKTIVSKHNGTTGYRLVIQNDNKIRMEWNGNSLISNTTLPNNIWHNIAAVYNSGTLSLYIDGVLDRSGSMPAPTATTSIFTIGAEYRNKSSIVNIFKGDLDELRIWSRALTLTELRYIMNQEIMSSGANTLGRIMPSTVTKNDVSALTWASLTAYYSMNTYIGTHINDNSLNKNRGNLVNPSKIDINTQTAPMPYDSNATGLWSATATWLNGTTQDLPYSLSIVDGTTPIDWNIVRTAHNVTSSGNKTLLGLFVNSNTLFATNDSKVEVSHFLRINGKIDLQGRSQLVQTYNSDLDPTSSGSIERDQQGQSNRFNYNYWSSPVGAINATTNNNNYTVSGVLRDGTNAAAPATINWIGGYDGSATTPISLARYWIYKFQNLSDLYANWTQINETGILTPSSGFTMKGSNAGTATQNYVFVGKPYNGRITNAISANNINLSGNPYASALDAQQFINDNSAVINGAIYFWEHYPTNNTHVLQQYQGGYATRNLSGGTPPVSPPGISGLGSSSRVPGRFIPVGQGFFLHAGAAGGTLVFDNNQRAFVKEDAATSNVMFRNTTVANNAMVTNDHFNNNGNDPISEDSNSRIRLGFTSAVGNHRQILLAFMDGLATDDWDYGYDGIVIDDDLPQDMLFHLGDKKLVIQGVGHFNDASFYPLYVKTDVAGIVKFKIDALENFNPDQPVYIHNNITNSYYDIRNSDYEVAIPAGENYNFTLCFETKRLSVTENVLESVNVAYLQGNNQIRIQNKLTDVSVGSVSLYNVLGQQLNSWRTATMEQQEIVLPVNNVSTGTYIVKVDTNKGSISKKIIIK; translated from the coding sequence ATGAAATTAAAAATTACAACACCGCTTACGAGGCGATTACTACTATTGGCAATCTGCTTTTTACCGGGTTTGGTATCCGGACAGACTACACAACTACATCAGGATAGTTTTGAAGGATCTACAACCTGGGTACTTGTTGGAGCTACTTTGACAACCGGTAATGCGTATAACGGAACGTCTAAAATACAGGTACCGGTTAACGGAAGTAACATGACATCACCTGTGATCAGTACCGCCGGTTATAATAAAGTTGATGTGAGTTTTTTTGTCAGAGGAAATTCGTTAAGCACGAATGACAGAATTACACTGCAATATCGTGACAATCCTGTTGCGGCCTGGACTACTGTCCGAACTGTTGACAAAGGGGTTGCAGCCACCATAAGGGATGTGAATGATAATACAAATTATTATGCGCTGATCGGAACAATTTTCTCGACCAGTTCGACCTTTGCTGCTACGGCACAATTTCGCTTTGTAACGACTACCGGAAGTGCATCAAGGCAATTTTTTATCGATTATGTTACCGTTACCGGAACAGTTAATAATACAATTGCAACAGGTCCGGGTGGAATTACAGCCAATTTGGAAACCTGGCTAAGAGCCGATCAGGTCAACGGATCAACTGTGGGAACCGATGGAGCCAATGTGAATATATGGACTGATCGCGGAAAAGGAAATGACGCTAAAGTGATTGATGCGACAAATGCCACATTAACCAACCGACCGGTATATCGAAATAATACCACCAAGAATATTAATTTTAATCCGGTGGTGGAGTTTGGAAATAATCCTTCGACTTCAGCATCCAACTATACCTATCTTTCTAATAGAGCGGAATTACAAGGGACATCAGGTTTTTATTCGCATGACCTCTTTATTGTGGTTATAAACGATAATCCGGCTACGATTACTTCGACTACGGCCAGCGTTGATTTATATTGTGCTCAGTCAAGTGCTACCAGTACTTATGAAAAAGACGGTACGGGGATTGGATTCGGCCAATATTCGATACGTTTTGATAATGAAGTGGTGAGCTATTGTGTCGGATCGACACCGGAAGCAAGTACACCTGATGTTAATGAAAGAGGGTATGGACTTGCTCAGGTAAATGGAACTTACTCCAGTGTTAACATCATCAATAGTAGGCATAACAGTGCTGCAACCAAACAGGAGCTTTACAGTAACGCCCTAAGTATTTCCAATACCGAAGTAGGGGTTCCACAATGGATTTCGTTGGCAAATCGTCGTTATTGGCTGGGAAGAAGTCAGGTTTTTGACGGAAGTTTCGGTGGAAGAATCGCTGAGGTTATATCGTATTCAGCACGTAAAAATGATGCGACTGAACGTAATCGAATCGAGTCCTATCTGGCGATTAAATACGGAATTACACTGGGAACAAACGGTGTGAGTCAGAATTATGTAAACTCCGCCGGAACCACGATCTGGAACATCGCACCAACCGGATTTAACTACGATATTGCCGGAATCGGAAGAGACGATTCGGCACAATTAAATCAAAAACAATCAAAAAGTATCAATTCCGGTGCTGTTATTACAATGGGATTGGGTAATATTCTGACTACCAATTCGGCCAATACGAATACATTTGATGCCGACAGAAAGTATTTGGTATGGGGAAGTAACGGGCAAGCTATGACGACCAGTGCGACTCCGTTAACCGTAACATTCGGGCCTTCAACGGTAACAACTTCAACGGATATAACCAATAAAAAATGGAAGGTAGTAGAAACCGGTGGCGATGTTGCTACTGTAAAGGTATCATTAGCTACAACGGATCTCGCTAGCTTACCTGCACTTTCCGGTAATGACGCTTATGTGATGATCATCGCTAGTGATGCGGCTTTTACCACCGGAATCGATATGGTATTCTTAAATACAAACGGTACAAACCAGGAATGTTTCTACGATTTTGACGGAACAAAATATATTGCTTTTGGTGTAGCACATGAAGTGGTATTGCCGCGCCATATTACCATTGACGGTGTTGATGATGCTGTTAAAGTGGATAATAAAAATGATCTTACCGGTGCTTTTACAATTATGGGATGGGCACGACCTACTGGAGCTAACAATGCTACAAACGATAAAACAATCGTTTCTAAACATAACGGGACAACCGGTTATCGATTGGTGATTCAGAACGATAATAAGATTCGTATGGAATGGAACGGTAATTCTTTGATTTCGAACACGACATTACCTAATAATATCTGGCATAATATTGCTGCGGTTTATAATTCAGGGACGCTTAGTCTTTATATTGACGGCGTATTGGATCGATCCGGTAGTATGCCGGCTCCGACAGCAACAACCAGTATTTTTACTATCGGTGCCGAATATCGTAATAAAAGCAGTATCGTCAATATCTTTAAAGGGGATCTTGATGAACTACGCATCTGGAGCAGGGCGTTAACTCTTACTGAACTACGCTATATAATGAATCAGGAGATTATGAGTTCCGGAGCAAATACTTTGGGACGAATAATGCCGTCTACGGTAACTAAAAATGACGTTAGCGCGTTAACATGGGCGAGTCTTACAGCCTATTATTCGATGAATACGTATATCGGTACCCATATCAATGACAACTCATTAAATAAGAATAGAGGTAATCTTGTAAATCCTAGCAAAATTGATATCAATACACAAACGGCTCCGATGCCATATGATAGTAATGCTACCGGATTATGGAGTGCAACGGCGACCTGGTTAAACGGAACAACGCAAGATTTACCGTATTCGTTGTCAATTGTGGACGGAACAACGCCAATTGACTGGAATATCGTAAGAACGGCGCATAACGTAACATCAAGTGGAAACAAGACTTTGTTAGGGCTTTTTGTTAACTCAAATACGCTTTTCGCAACGAATGATTCTAAAGTCGAAGTGAGTCATTTTTTACGAATAAATGGTAAAATAGATCTTCAGGGACGTTCCCAATTGGTTCAAACCTATAATTCGGATCTGGATCCAACCAGTTCCGGTTCTATTGAGCGCGATCAGCAAGGGCAATCCAATAGATTTAACTATAACTATTGGTCGTCTCCGGTTGGAGCAATCAATGCAACAACAAATAACAACAATTATACGGTTAGCGGTGTTTTAAGAGACGGAACAAATGCGGCAGCTCCGGCAACCATTAATTGGATAGGCGGTTATGATGGTTCTGCTACAACACCGATTAGTCTGGCGCGTTACTGGATTTATAAATTTCAAAATCTTTCCGATTTATATGCCAACTGGACACAGATTAACGAAACGGGTATTTTAACGCCTTCCAGCGGATTTACAATGAAAGGAAGTAATGCCGGAACGGCAACTCAGAATTATGTTTTTGTAGGAAAACCGTATAACGGAAGAATCACTAATGCGATATCGGCGAATAATATTAATCTGAGTGGTAACCCTTATGCTTCGGCTTTGGATGCACAACAGTTTATAAACGATAATTCAGCTGTTATAAATGGGGCGATTTATTTCTGGGAACATTATCCTACAAATAATACACATGTGTTACAGCAATATCAAGGCGGTTATGCAACGCGTAATCTTTCAGGAGGAACACCACCGGTATCGCCACCGGGAATCAGCGGGTTAGGATCCAGTTCTCGTGTTCCGGGCCGCTTTATACCTGTCGGACAAGGTTTCTTCTTACATGCCGGTGCAGCAGGAGGGACGCTTGTATTCGATAATAATCAGCGTGCTTTTGTGAAAGAAGATGCTGCTACTTCAAATGTGATGTTCCGAAATACCACGGTTGCAAATAATGCTATGGTAACTAATGATCATTTTAATAATAACGGAAATGATCCGATTTCCGAAGATTCGAACAGCAGAATTCGTTTAGGTTTTACATCGGCTGTGGGGAATCATCGTCAGATATTATTAGCCTTTATGGATGGTTTGGCAACGGATGATTGGGATTACGGTTATGACGGAATTGTAATTGATGATGATTTGCCTCAGGATATGCTATTTCATTTGGGAGATAAAAAACTGGTTATTCAGGGTGTCGGACATTTTAATGATGCCAGTTTTTATCCGCTATATGTAAAAACCGATGTTGCCGGAATCGTAAAATTTAAGATTGACGCACTGGAAAATTTCAACCCGGATCAGCCGGTTTATATCCATAATAATATAACGAATTCCTATTACGATATCAGAAATTCAGATTATGAAGTGGCTATTCCGGCAGGAGAAAATTACAATTTTACTTTGTGCTTTGAAACGAAAAGATTGTCGGTTACCGAAAATGTACTTGAAAGTGTAAATGTGGCTTATCTGCAAGGAAACAATCAGATCCGTATTCAAAATAAACTGACGGATGTTTCAGTTGGAAGTGTTAGCTTATATAATGTTTTGGGACAACAACTCAATAGTTGGAGAACCGCTACCATGGAACAACAGGAAATAGTGTTACCGGTTAACAATGTGAGTACCGGAACCTATATTGTTAAGGTCGATACCAACAAAGGGTCAATCAGTAAAAAGATTATTATTAAATAA